The following are encoded together in the Populus trichocarpa isolate Nisqually-1 chromosome 5, P.trichocarpa_v4.1, whole genome shotgun sequence genome:
- the LOC7460974 gene encoding replication factor C subunit 2 yields the protein MAPLLQSSQQWVEKYRPKQIKDVAHQDEVVRVLTNTLETANCPHMLFYGPPGTGKTTTALAIAHQLYGPELYKSRVLELNASDDRGINVVRTKIKDFAAVAVGSGQRQGVYPCPPYKIIILDEADSMTEDAQNALRRTMETYSKVTRFFFICNYISRIIEPLASRCAKFRFKPLPEEIMSNRILHICNEEGLTLDTEALSTLSSVSQGDLRRAITYLQGAARLFGSSISSKDLISVSGAIPREVTEAIYAACKNGDFDLANKEVNDVIAEGYPVSQMLAQLFEVVVEVDDISDEQKARICKSLATADKCLVDGADEYLQLLDVVSNTMRSLCNMPQEFSYDI from the exons ATGGCGCCATTATTGCAGAGCTCACAGCAATGGGTGGAGAAAta TCGACCAAAGCAAATAAAGGATGTAGCTCACCAAGATGAGGTTGTTCGCGTCCTCACTAACACTCTCGAGACCGCAAAT TGCCCACACATGCTTTTTTATGGCCCACCTGGTACCGGAAAAACCACCACTGCCCTGGCCATCGCACACCAGCTCTACGG GCCTGAACTCTACAAGTCTAGGGTTCTGGAACTAAATGCAAGTGATGACCGTGGAATCAATGTTGTTCGGACTAAGATCAAGGATTTTGCTGCTGTGGCTGTAGGTTCTGGTCAGCGTCAAGG GGTTTACCCTTGTCCACCTTATAAGATTATCATCCTAGATGAGGCAGATTCGATGACTGAAGATGCTCAG AATGCCCTGAGACGTACAATGGAAACTTACTCCAAAGTTACTAGATTCTTCTTCATATGTAATTACATTAGCAG GATCATAGAGCCACTTGCTTCAAGATGTGCAAAATTCAGGTTCAAACCACTTCCAGAAGAAATCATGAGCAATCGTATATTGCACATTTGTAATGAAGAAGGCCTCACTCTGGACACAGAG GCTCTCTCAACCTTAAGCTCTGTCTCACAAGGTGATCTTCGCCGGGCTATCACATACTTGCAA GGAGCTGCTCGCCTATTTGGATCGTCAATTTCATCCAAAGACCTCATAAGTGTGTCAGGG GCCATTCCACGAGAGGTTACTGAGGCAATTTATGCAGCATGCAAAAATGGTGACTTTGATTTGGCGAACAAGGAAGTAAATGATGTAATTGCAGAAGGATATCCAGTCTCTCAGATGCTTGCTCAG TTATTTGAGGTGGTGGTTGAAGTAGATGACATATCAGATGAGCAAAAGGCTCGCATATGCAAGAGTTTGGCTACTGCTGATAAG TGTCTTGTTGATGGTGCGGATGAGTATTTGCAGCTGCTGGATGTGGTTAGCAACACAATGCGATCTCTTTGCAACATGCCACAAGAATTCTCTTATGATATTTAG
- the LOC7460973 gene encoding uncharacterized protein LOC7460973 — MAVEIDDSFKKPGAVPFKWEIRPGVPKIQRQQKQQKKELSPPTLPSPSPPFNHRRPSPTPQVQKQKLKPPPARSVFLPPPEPRAHSFRSAPRSRSGRWRFEQPTHVRPECVSPGCFPSPLLRRKDSKRRTSAGIAKPASEPDYTSDLDTLSRWSISSRKSFSSFRDSPASSFSSYQSSPRPVSDAQWAGFGLF; from the coding sequence ATGGCAGTAGAAATAGACGATTCTTTCAAAAAGCCTGGAGCTGTCCCATTTAAATGGGAGATCCGACCTGGTGTCCCTAAGATCCAACGACAGCAAAAACAGCAAAAGAAAGAACTATCACCCCCGACATtgccatcaccatcaccacctTTCAATCACCGGCGTCCATCACCAACTCCTCAAGTACAAAAGCAAAAGCTTAAGCCTCCACCAGCTAGATCCGTTTTTCTCCCTCCACCAGAGCCCCGTGCCCACTCATTTCGATCTGCTCCACGTAGCCGCTCTGGGCGTTGGCGGTTTGAGCAACCCACCCATGTCCGACCTGAATGTGTTTCACCTGGGTGCTTCCCATCACCTCTATTAAGGAGAAAAGACAGCAAGAGGAGGACCAGCGCCGGCATAGCTAAACCTGCATCCGAACCTGATTATACCTCCGACCTCGACACGCTGTCTCGGTGGTCCATTTCAAGTAGGAAGTCGTTCTCGTCATTTCGTGATTCACCAGCGTCCTCATTTTCATCGTATCAGTCATCACCTCGACCTGTGAGTGATGCTCAGTGGGCTGGGTTTGGACTTTTCTGA